In one window of Gossypium hirsutum isolate 1008001.06 chromosome A01, Gossypium_hirsutum_v2.1, whole genome shotgun sequence DNA:
- the LOC107917109 gene encoding protein SHI RELATED SEQUENCE 5, translated as MAGLFYLGGREADTGNKQEEDKEESLYLYRNEEIYNKGFEIWPQYYYQQQQQQQENVNTISFGAGPSRIATGFNLSDEPSSRSVGFTVMKHGGINCQDCGNQAKKDCAHMRCRTCCKSRGFQCQTHVKSTWVPAAKRRERQQQLAALQHHQQHEDQFRGENPKRLRENQGSPSLACTRLSPTTSGLELGQFPPEVSSPAVFRCVKVSAMDDEDEEFAYQTAVNIAGHVFKGILYDQGPESHYTGGGESSQQLNLITAAVTTAETARTTTTAATSSNAGTSMLDPCLYPAPLNAFIAGTQFFPPPRS; from the exons ATGGCTGGCTTGTTCTATCTAGGTGGACGAGAAGCAGACACTGGAAATAAACAAGAAGAAGATAAAGAAGAGAGCCTGTATTTGTATAGGAACGAGGAGATCTACAACAAGGGTTTTGAGATATGGCCGCAGTATTATTACCaacaacaacagcagcagcaggAAAACGTGAACACCATCTCGTTTGGAGCGGGCCCTAGTCGAATAGCTACTGGGTTTAACTTGTCTGATGAGCCGTCTTCGAGATCAGTAGGGTTTACTGTTATGAAACATGGGGGCATCAATTGCCAAGATTGTGGAAACCAAGCTAAGAAAGATTGTGCGCATATGAGATGTAGGACTTGTTGTAAAAGTAGAGGGTTTCAGTGCCAAACTCACGTTAAGAGCACTTGGGTCCCTGCTGCTAAAAGGCGAGAGAGGCAACAACAACTCGCAGCTTTGCAGCACCACCAACAACATGAAGACCAGTTTCGTGGAGAGAACCCCAAAAGGCTGAGAGAGAATCAAGGTTCTCCGTCTCTTGCCTGCACTCGACTATCCCCCACTACATCAG GGTTGGAATTGGGTCAATTCCCTCCCGAAGTGAGTTCTCCCGCTGTCTTCCGCTGTGTGAAAGTAAGCGCTATGGACGATGAAGATGAGGAGTTCGCTTATCAAACGGCGGTGAATATAGCAGGGCATGTATTCAAAGGGATTCTTTACGATCAAGGCCCTGAAAGCCATTACACCGGTGGCGGTGAATCCTCTCAGCAACTCAATCTCATCACCGCCGCAGTTACCACAGCAGAAACTGCTAGAACCACTACAACCGCCGCCACTTCGAGCAATGCAGGAACGAGTATGCTAGACCCTTGTCTTTATCCAGCTCCACTTAACGCTTTCATTGCTGGTACGCAATTCTTCCCACCTCCAAGGTCTTGA